A genomic region of Cannabis sativa cultivar Pink pepper isolate KNU-18-1 chromosome 1, ASM2916894v1, whole genome shotgun sequence contains the following coding sequences:
- the LOC115706462 gene encoding actin-related protein 5 isoform X1, with protein MPFISRIQRQSDYSLFPPSTPIVIDNGASYFRIGWAGETEPRVIFRNIVQRPRHKTTGETVTIVGDHDPTLLKYFDCTRSGPRSAFESNVVYQFEIMEYVLDFAFDRLGANESQIDHPILITECVCNPVYSRGKMAELLFETYGVPSIAYGVDAAFSYKYNQQHGVCAKDGLAICPGFTTTHVIPFINGEPVYKGCCRTNIGGFHITDYMKQLLSLKYPHHMARFTWEKVEDLKMEHCYIAQDYGSEAQLFQKGLKEAEEKTRCWQLPWTPPPTEEPPSEEELARKAAIKEKQSQRLREMAEAKRSSRINELENELNGLEFLLRQLEQVQEGDIPSFLSETGYVSKQEIESALMKVTQSLRKTKGEPKGDQAEIEEKNDPLTSEKFPLIDIPDNMLTAEQLKEKRKQLFLKTTSEGRQRAKQKRHEEELERERRNQEDEVKRLENPELYVEQLQVKYKELCEKVEQRKRLKTNGGPTNGNNISGGVGRGERLSATQRERMRLLTTAAFDRGKGEDTFGAKDEDWQLYKLMSKDNDDEDEGPNEDESELARLSSRLQEVDPTFVPKLDIGTSQSTEVPRLRPLTKEDFQIVFGVERFRCPEILFRPNWIGIDQAGLDEMAGVSIRRLPSHHQELESRLTSSIFVTGGSCLFPGINERLEAGIRMIRPCGSPIKVVKALDPILDAWRGASAYAASSQFFTQTFSKMDYYEKGEDWLRGYELRYTL; from the exons ATGCCTTTCATCTCGAGGATACAGCGCCAATCCGATTACAGTCTCTTCCCTCCATCAACACCTATTGTTATCGACAATGGCGCCTCCTATTTTCGAATCGG ATGGGCTGGAGAGACCGAGCCCCGCGTTATTTTCCGCAACATTGTTCAGAGACCTCGGCACAAAACCACTG GTGAAACTGTTACTATTGTTGGTGACCATGATCCAACACTGCTAAAATACTTTGACTGTACTCGCTCGGGACCTCGTTCGGCTTTTGAGAGCAATGTTGTTTATCAGTTCGAGATAATGGAATAC GTTCTTGACTTTGCATTCGATCGGTTGGGTGCAAATGAATCACAG ATTGATCATCCAATCTTGATTACTGAATGTGTTTGCAATCCAGTTTATTCTCGGGGAAAAATGGCGGAACTTCTGTTTGAAACTTATGGTGTTCCATCAATAG CATATGGTGTTGATGCCGCATTCAGCTACAAGTATAATCAACAACACGGGGTTTGTGCTAAAGACGGTCTTGCTATCTGCCCTGGTTTTACAACTACGCATGTCATCCCA TTTATCAATGGTGAGCCGGTTTATAAAGGATGCTGTAGGACTAATATTGGTGGCTTCCACATCACTGACTATATGAAGCAGCTCCTTTCCCTTAAATACCCCCATCACAT GGCTCGATTTACTTGGGAGAAAGTTGAGGACCTGAAGATGGAGCACTGTTATATTGCACAAGATTATGGTTCTGAAGCTCAATTATTTCAG AAAGGACTTAAGGAAGCCGAAGAGAAAACCAGGTGCTGGCAGCTTCCCTGGACTCCTCCTCCAACTGAGGAGCCTCCTTCAGAAGAAGAGCTTGCTAGAAAGGCAGCCATAAAGGAAAAACAAAGTCAACGATTGCGAGAAATGGCTGAGGCAAAAAGGTCTTCTAGGATAAATGAGCTAGAGAATGAACTTAATGGCCTAGAATTTCTCCTGAGACAGCTTGAACAAGTGCAGGAAGGCGATATCCCATCTTTCTTGTCAGAAACTGGCTATGTTTCAAAGCAGGAAATAGAATCTGCTTTGATGAAGGTAACACAATCTTTAAGAAAGACAAAAGGCGAACCAAAGGGTGATCAAgctgaaattgaagagaagaatgATCCTCTTACAAGTGAAAAGTTCCCCCTTATTGATATCCCTGACAACATGCTGACTGCAGAGCAG ctaaaagagaagagaaagcaATTGTTTCTTAAGACCACATCTGAAGGTCGGCAACGAGCTAAACAAAAGCGTCATGAAGAAGAATTGGAACGTGAAAGAAGAAATCAAGAAGATGAAGTAAAACGCTT AGAAAATCCAGAGCTTTATGTAGAGCAGTTGCAAGTCAAATACAAAGAACTATGTGAGAAAGTTGAGCAGAGAAAGCGACTCAAGACAAATGGAGGACCTACGAATGGAAACAATATATCTGGAGGCGTTGGTCGTGGTGAGAGGTTGAGTGCTACTCAGAGAGAGAGGATGCGTCTTTTAACAACAGCAGCCTTTGATCGTGGTAAAGGTGAAGATACATTTGGCGCCAAAGATGAGGACTGGCAACTGTACAAACTGATGAGCAAAGATAACGATGACGAGGATGAAGGGCCAAACGAGGATGAATCCGAGCTAGCTCGTTTATCTTCCAGGCTTCAG GAAGTAGACCCAACTTTTGTCCCAAAGTTAGATATTGGAACCTCACAATCTACTGAAGTTCCACGGTTGCGTCCTCTCACTAAAGAAGATTTTCAAATTGTTTTTGGAGTTGAAAGGTTCCGATGTCCTGAGATCTTATTTCGTCCCAATTGGATTGGGATTGATCAGGCAGGTCTAGATGAGATGGCTGGAGTCTCTATAAGGAGGTTGCCTTCACACCACCAGGAGCTAGAGTCGAGACTGACCAGTTCGATATTTGTAACTGGGGGAAGTTGTCTTTTTCCCGGTATAAATGAGCGCTTGGAAGCTGGAATACGGATGATCAGGCCTTGTGGTTCTCCGATAAAGGTTGTGAAAGCGTTGGATCCAATTCTTGATGCATGGAGGGGAGCTTCTGCGTATGCTGCTTCATCTCAGTTCTTCACCCAAACTTTTAGTAAGATGGACTATTATGAGAAGGGTGAAGATTGGCTTCGCGGGTATGAATTGCGATATACATTATGA
- the LOC115706462 gene encoding actin-related protein 5 isoform X2 — translation MAELLFETYGVPSIAYGVDAAFSYKYNQQHGVCAKDGLAICPGFTTTHVIPFINGEPVYKGCCRTNIGGFHITDYMKQLLSLKYPHHMARFTWEKVEDLKMEHCYIAQDYGSEAQLFQKGLKEAEEKTRCWQLPWTPPPTEEPPSEEELARKAAIKEKQSQRLREMAEAKRSSRINELENELNGLEFLLRQLEQVQEGDIPSFLSETGYVSKQEIESALMKVTQSLRKTKGEPKGDQAEIEEKNDPLTSEKFPLIDIPDNMLTAEQLKEKRKQLFLKTTSEGRQRAKQKRHEEELERERRNQEDEVKRLENPELYVEQLQVKYKELCEKVEQRKRLKTNGGPTNGNNISGGVGRGERLSATQRERMRLLTTAAFDRGKGEDTFGAKDEDWQLYKLMSKDNDDEDEGPNEDESELARLSSRLQEVDPTFVPKLDIGTSQSTEVPRLRPLTKEDFQIVFGVERFRCPEILFRPNWIGIDQAGLDEMAGVSIRRLPSHHQELESRLTSSIFVTGGSCLFPGINERLEAGIRMIRPCGSPIKVVKALDPILDAWRGASAYAASSQFFTQTFSKMDYYEKGEDWLRGYELRYTL, via the exons ATGGCGGAACTTCTGTTTGAAACTTATGGTGTTCCATCAATAG CATATGGTGTTGATGCCGCATTCAGCTACAAGTATAATCAACAACACGGGGTTTGTGCTAAAGACGGTCTTGCTATCTGCCCTGGTTTTACAACTACGCATGTCATCCCA TTTATCAATGGTGAGCCGGTTTATAAAGGATGCTGTAGGACTAATATTGGTGGCTTCCACATCACTGACTATATGAAGCAGCTCCTTTCCCTTAAATACCCCCATCACAT GGCTCGATTTACTTGGGAGAAAGTTGAGGACCTGAAGATGGAGCACTGTTATATTGCACAAGATTATGGTTCTGAAGCTCAATTATTTCAG AAAGGACTTAAGGAAGCCGAAGAGAAAACCAGGTGCTGGCAGCTTCCCTGGACTCCTCCTCCAACTGAGGAGCCTCCTTCAGAAGAAGAGCTTGCTAGAAAGGCAGCCATAAAGGAAAAACAAAGTCAACGATTGCGAGAAATGGCTGAGGCAAAAAGGTCTTCTAGGATAAATGAGCTAGAGAATGAACTTAATGGCCTAGAATTTCTCCTGAGACAGCTTGAACAAGTGCAGGAAGGCGATATCCCATCTTTCTTGTCAGAAACTGGCTATGTTTCAAAGCAGGAAATAGAATCTGCTTTGATGAAGGTAACACAATCTTTAAGAAAGACAAAAGGCGAACCAAAGGGTGATCAAgctgaaattgaagagaagaatgATCCTCTTACAAGTGAAAAGTTCCCCCTTATTGATATCCCTGACAACATGCTGACTGCAGAGCAG ctaaaagagaagagaaagcaATTGTTTCTTAAGACCACATCTGAAGGTCGGCAACGAGCTAAACAAAAGCGTCATGAAGAAGAATTGGAACGTGAAAGAAGAAATCAAGAAGATGAAGTAAAACGCTT AGAAAATCCAGAGCTTTATGTAGAGCAGTTGCAAGTCAAATACAAAGAACTATGTGAGAAAGTTGAGCAGAGAAAGCGACTCAAGACAAATGGAGGACCTACGAATGGAAACAATATATCTGGAGGCGTTGGTCGTGGTGAGAGGTTGAGTGCTACTCAGAGAGAGAGGATGCGTCTTTTAACAACAGCAGCCTTTGATCGTGGTAAAGGTGAAGATACATTTGGCGCCAAAGATGAGGACTGGCAACTGTACAAACTGATGAGCAAAGATAACGATGACGAGGATGAAGGGCCAAACGAGGATGAATCCGAGCTAGCTCGTTTATCTTCCAGGCTTCAG GAAGTAGACCCAACTTTTGTCCCAAAGTTAGATATTGGAACCTCACAATCTACTGAAGTTCCACGGTTGCGTCCTCTCACTAAAGAAGATTTTCAAATTGTTTTTGGAGTTGAAAGGTTCCGATGTCCTGAGATCTTATTTCGTCCCAATTGGATTGGGATTGATCAGGCAGGTCTAGATGAGATGGCTGGAGTCTCTATAAGGAGGTTGCCTTCACACCACCAGGAGCTAGAGTCGAGACTGACCAGTTCGATATTTGTAACTGGGGGAAGTTGTCTTTTTCCCGGTATAAATGAGCGCTTGGAAGCTGGAATACGGATGATCAGGCCTTGTGGTTCTCCGATAAAGGTTGTGAAAGCGTTGGATCCAATTCTTGATGCATGGAGGGGAGCTTCTGCGTATGCTGCTTCATCTCAGTTCTTCACCCAAACTTTTAGTAAGATGGACTATTATGAGAAGGGTGAAGATTGGCTTCGCGGGTATGAATTGCGATATACATTATGA
- the LOC115715734 gene encoding LOW QUALITY PROTEIN: mitochondrial import inner membrane translocase subunit TIM22-4 (The sequence of the model RefSeq protein was modified relative to this genomic sequence to represent the inferred CDS: inserted 2 bases in 1 codon), with product MLDGVNFVGGALGLAMGLFIGSLDNPITRDEMSGKRXFVYQAKQMGRRSWSSAKAFAVMGFVFSAAECVIEKARAKHDTTNTVVAGCVTGGTISAKVASN from the exons ATGTTGGATGGTGTAAATTTTGTAGGTGGCGCTCTTGGGTTGGCCATGGGTTTGTTTATAGGTTCTCTAGATAATCCTATAACTCGAGATGAGATGAGTGGTAAGCG ATTTGTTTATCAGGCAAAGCAGATGGGGCGCAGGAGCTGGAGTTCTGCAAAGGCATTTGCTGTTATGGGATTTGTTTTCTCTGCGGCCGAGTGCGTTATTGAAAAG GCGCGAGCAAAGCATGACACAACAAATACAGTTGTTGCTGGCTGTGTTACTGGGGGTACAATATCGGCAAAAG TAGCAAGTAATTAG